DNA from Oculatellaceae cyanobacterium:
TAGTAAGAATATTTACTAATGACAAGAAAGATGGGGAATTTGCTTGGAGTGAAGTTCTGCGGGAAGCTTTTTTAAATAGTTCAGTATTTCTATTAGTAGGTAGCCTGTTAATTGGCTTACTTACGGGAAAATCAGGCTGGGAGAAGTTAGAACCTTTTACACAAGGAATATTTTATGGAGTCTTGACATTCTTCTTGCTTGATATGGGCTTAGTTGCCGCAAAAAGAATCCAAGATCTCAAAAAAACAGGTTCTTTCTTAATTGTTTTTGCGCTATGTATCCCTGTAGCTAATGCCATATTTGGAATCTTGATCGCTAAAGTGATCGGTATTTCTATGGGTAATGCCTTGTTGTTTGCTGTACTGTGCGCTAGTGCTTCTTACATTGCAGTTCCAGCAGCTATGAGGTTAACTATTCCCGAAGCTAACCCCAGTCTGTATGTATCTATGGCTTTAGCAATTACCTTCCCCTTCAATATTATTGTGGGAATTCCTGTCTATTTGGAAATCATTAAACAACTGTGGGCATAGAAGAATGGAACCTGTGAAAAAAGTTGAGATCGTCACTACCTCAATGGAAATGTATAAAGTTTTAGAAACTTTAGAAAAAATCGGCATTTCCGGCTATACAGTAATTCGGGAAGTTGAAGGAAAAGGCGATCGCGGCAGTACTATTACTGATTTAGAAACAGAGGTACTCACTAATAGATATGTGATGACTATCTGT
Protein-coding regions in this window:
- a CDS encoding P-II family nitrogen regulator, whose amino-acid sequence is MEPVKKVEIVTTSMEMYKVLETLEKIGISGYTVIREVEGKGDRGSTITDLETEVLTNRYVMTICTEDQQQILVEAIKPILKKFGGICIVSDAHWIVH
- a CDS encoding sodium-dependent bicarbonate transport family permease → MNSSLILSNILNPPVLFFFLGMMAVFLKSDLEIPQPLPKLFSLYLLMAIGFKGGYEISESGVNPEIAVTLSAAIFMSVVVPVYTFFVLKLKLDTYNAAAIAATYGSISAVTFITASSFLETVGIPFDGHMVAALALMESPAIIIGLLLVRIFTNDKKDGEFAWSEVLREAFLNSSVFLLVGSLLIGLLTGKSGWEKLEPFTQGIFYGVLTFFLLDMGLVAAKRIQDLKKTGSFLIVFALCIPVANAIFGILIAKVIGISMGNALLFAVLCASASYIAVPAAMRLTIPEANPSLYVSMALAITFPFNIIVGIPVYLEIIKQLWA